From Spirosoma agri, one genomic window encodes:
- a CDS encoding cob(I)yrinic acid a,c-diamide adenosyltransferase has product MKIYTKTGDKGQTALIGGRRVSKADLRIDAYGTVDELNAWVGLVRDQAVNSGRKELLKEIQDRLFTIGAELATDPGKAPTRSMPAIVPDDVLVLENEMDAMDAELPELRAFVLPGGHESVSFCHLARTVCRRAERLIVALTDESPVDDLVIQYINRLSDYLFVLSRKIALEAEVEEVAWKPRT; this is encoded by the coding sequence CGAAAACGGGCGACAAGGGGCAAACAGCCCTGATTGGTGGGCGACGGGTGAGCAAAGCTGATCTGCGCATTGATGCCTACGGAACCGTTGATGAACTAAATGCCTGGGTTGGTCTGGTACGCGATCAGGCGGTTAACAGTGGCCGGAAAGAACTATTGAAAGAAATCCAGGATCGGCTATTTACGATTGGGGCCGAACTGGCGACCGATCCGGGCAAGGCTCCGACACGATCAATGCCCGCTATTGTTCCGGATGATGTGCTGGTGCTCGAAAACGAAATGGATGCTATGGATGCTGAACTACCGGAACTTCGAGCGTTTGTGCTGCCAGGAGGCCACGAATCAGTATCGTTTTGCCACCTTGCCCGAACGGTTTGCCGCAGAGCTGAACGATTGATTGTTGCGCTAACTGACGAATCGCCGGTAGATGATTTGGTAATACAATACATCAACCGCTTATCTGACTACCTGTTTGTGCTAAGTCGCAAAATAGCACTGGAAGCGGAGGTTGAAGAAGTAGCCTGGAAACCAAGGACATAG